The segment TGCGAGACATTCGCTTTTGAAGCACCGATGGCAACCACGAGTTCGGTGACCGTCTTTTCCCCGGTCCCAAGGGTGTTCAGGATCTCGATCCTTTTGGGGTTGGTCAGGGTCTTGCAGATCTCGGCCTGCATTTCGTATAATGATTTATCGGTCAAAAGTGTTTTCATAGCCAGTTGTTAAACTTCATTAACAGATGTTAATAGACATGATGATACCATAGAAGCGTTGTTATGTCTATACATTATACGACAATGATCATTACTTGCATCAGCTATTCCATACTATTCCCCTTCATGGTTTTGTTTGTAATGTCAAAATCTCTGCTTTTAATTTTCTAATTTCTTGTACATCTCAATCAGTTACATCGAAAAAGCTTGCCTCCCCCCAGAAAATCAGCTAAAAGTAGTGTTCAGACAGCTTTAAGGGAGAGTGCAC is part of the Nitrospirota bacterium genome and harbors:
- a CDS encoding metalloregulator ArsR/SmtB family transcription factor; its protein translation is MKTLLTDKSLYEMQAEICKTLTNPKRIEILNTLGTGEKTVTELVVAIGASKANVSQHLAVMRHKGILTSRRVGVNIYYRVSNPKVIEACTLMKEVLFEQHSARKKAVTGE